One window of the Methylocystis parvus OBBP genome contains the following:
- a CDS encoding MdtA/MuxA family multidrug efflux RND transporter periplasmic adaptor subunit → MSSDIAATDRRAPGQPKLHISRRLVIQIALFAAFAVAVSYGYAKFGNSAKEAAISGKGPGRGQPTRVAAATIAKGDLPVILTGLGTVTPSATAVVKTRISGHLVGVDFTEAQYVKAGDVLANVDPRPYQLALAQAEGQLQKDLALLQNAERDLGRYESLIRRMKDVISAQQVDGQRALINQYKGTVAIDRALVEQARLNLAYCKIVSPIDGRVGLRQVDQGNYVQPGDANGVAVVTKLSPITVVFTLPESQIPTVLKRSRAGEKLTVVAYDHERSIELARGYLIAVDNQIDAASGTVKLRAQFANEDERLFPNQFVNADLQIETLRDVAIAPSAAIQQGAKGPFVYAILTDSTVRARSVKLGPAQGEKVVVNEGLAIGDKVVVEGADRLREGATVTLPSAEEEPRGSGRRATGKNDPT, encoded by the coding sequence ATGAGTTCAGACATCGCCGCGACGGACAGGCGCGCTCCCGGTCAGCCGAAACTGCATATTTCGCGCCGTCTCGTCATCCAAATTGCGTTGTTCGCGGCCTTTGCCGTCGCCGTGAGCTACGGCTACGCCAAGTTCGGCAACAGCGCCAAGGAAGCGGCTATCTCCGGTAAAGGACCGGGTCGCGGCCAGCCGACCCGCGTCGCCGCGGCGACAATTGCAAAGGGAGATCTGCCGGTCATCCTAACCGGGCTCGGCACGGTCACCCCTTCCGCCACGGCGGTGGTGAAAACGCGCATTTCCGGCCATCTTGTCGGCGTCGATTTCACAGAAGCGCAATATGTGAAGGCGGGAGACGTGTTGGCGAATGTCGACCCGCGCCCCTACCAGCTCGCGCTCGCTCAGGCCGAAGGCCAACTGCAAAAGGATCTGGCGCTTCTCCAAAACGCCGAGCGCGACCTTGGTCGTTACGAGAGTTTGATCCGTAGGATGAAGGACGTGATCTCCGCCCAACAGGTTGATGGACAGAGAGCTCTGATCAACCAGTATAAAGGGACGGTCGCGATAGACCGCGCGCTGGTCGAACAGGCGCGCCTCAATCTTGCTTATTGCAAGATCGTTTCGCCAATCGACGGTCGCGTGGGGCTACGGCAGGTCGATCAAGGCAATTACGTGCAACCCGGAGACGCCAATGGCGTCGCCGTCGTCACCAAGCTTTCTCCCATCACGGTTGTTTTCACGCTTCCCGAGAGTCAGATCCCCACAGTCCTGAAAAGATCCCGCGCTGGCGAAAAGCTGACCGTCGTCGCTTACGACCATGAGCGATCGATTGAACTCGCGCGCGGATATTTGATCGCGGTCGACAACCAGATCGACGCCGCCTCCGGCACCGTCAAGCTTCGCGCGCAGTTCGCGAATGAAGACGAGCGCCTTTTTCCGAACCAATTCGTCAACGCCGATCTCCAGATCGAGACGCTTCGCGACGTCGCTATCGCGCCCTCGGCGGCGATTCAGCAAGGCGCAAAAGGACCGTTCGTCTACGCCATCCTAACGGACTCGACTGTGCGGGCCCGCTCTGTGAAACTTGGGCCGGCGCAAGGCGAAAAGGTCGTCGTTAACGAAGGCCTCGCGATCGGCGATAAAGTCGTCGTGGAGGGCGCCGACAGGCTGCGTGAAGGCGCGACCGTCACGCTCCCCAGCGCAGAAGAGGAGCCGCGCGGCTCTGGAAGGCGCGCCACAGGCAAGAATGACCCAACGTGA
- a CDS encoding efflux RND transporter permease subunit: MSAFDISRPFILRPVATSLLTVAILLAGAISYRLLPVSALPQVDFPTIEVRTFYPGASPEVMASSITAPLERQLGQMPGLTQIASTSSGGASVITLQFNLKLTLDVAEQQVQAAINAAASFLPSDLPAPPIYAKINPADAPVLTLAIISKTLPLTEVQQLADTRIAQKISQLSGVGLVGVNGGNRPAVVVRANVAALASYGLSLEDLRASISNANVNLPKGNIDSPSQEFAIDSNDQLKNPRDYDQLIVAARNGGPIRLRDVAKVVAGAENRELGAWSDLTPAIVLSVQRQPGANVIAVVDQIKALLPSLQASLPGAVEVAILSDRTTTIRASIEDVQAELLFAVFLVIGVIYLFLRSWRATLVPGVAVPLSLVGALAAMYLFGYSLNNLTLMALTIATGFVVDDAIVMLENIARFLEQGRSPVDAALEGAREIGFTIVSLTISLIAVMIPLLFMGDVVGRLFREFAVTLSATIVLSAIVSLTLAPMLCSKLLIEGDMHGHVDSHAKEATWFDSVIDIYGWLLTCVLDHSRTTLAVFAITLGLTAALYVKVPKGFFPVQDTGLIQGATIGEQSASFSAMATRQTTFVKAALEDDAVDSITSIIGVDGDNKTLNSGRVLIRLKDRETRKTPVMEVVRRLQARASHIGGLSVLLEPVQDLTIDSGGGRGAYHFSLQDANPNELVTYTQKLVDHIAGLPQFEDVSSSAQTSGRALYVEIDRDAAARYGVTVSTIDNTLYDAFGQRIVSTIFTQTSQRRVILEADQRHVPTAEALGSLRAPGAGGAEVPLASLVSIKEMSAPLSIDHLAQFPATTISFNLAPGYALGDAIAALRQAQSDTGAPQGVITVFQGATAAFVSSATSTLLLILAAIVTVYIVLGVLYESYVHPLTILSTLPSAGVGALLALILTGNDLGVIGVIGIILLIGIVKKNAIMMIDFALQAERDEGLSPRDAIYKACLLRFRPILMTTLAALFGALPMIVGGGEGAELRFPLGMSIAGGLIVSQILTLFTTPVIYLAFDGMAKRIGARKNPIAAVSAQSNEECA; the protein is encoded by the coding sequence GTGAGCGCGTTCGACATCTCGCGACCGTTCATTCTCCGCCCGGTAGCGACCTCCCTTCTCACGGTCGCCATTCTTCTCGCTGGAGCGATATCCTATCGGCTCCTCCCGGTGTCGGCGCTGCCTCAGGTCGACTTTCCGACAATCGAAGTCCGCACTTTCTACCCCGGCGCAAGTCCGGAGGTAATGGCGTCATCGATAACCGCGCCGCTGGAAAGACAACTCGGGCAGATGCCCGGACTGACGCAGATCGCGTCGACAAGTTCGGGCGGCGCGTCGGTCATCACGCTTCAATTCAATCTCAAGCTGACGCTCGACGTCGCTGAACAGCAAGTGCAGGCGGCGATCAACGCCGCGGCGAGCTTTCTGCCGTCAGATCTGCCGGCGCCGCCGATATATGCGAAAATCAATCCGGCGGATGCGCCCGTCCTTACGCTCGCAATCATATCGAAGACGCTGCCCCTGACCGAGGTTCAGCAACTCGCCGACACGCGCATCGCACAGAAAATTTCCCAGCTCTCCGGCGTCGGCCTCGTGGGCGTCAATGGCGGAAACCGACCAGCGGTCGTCGTGCGCGCGAATGTCGCTGCGCTCGCTTCTTACGGTCTGTCGCTCGAAGATCTGCGTGCGTCAATTTCGAACGCCAACGTGAACTTGCCGAAAGGAAACATCGACAGTCCCTCGCAAGAATTCGCTATCGATTCCAATGATCAGCTGAAAAACCCAAGGGATTACGATCAACTCATCGTCGCTGCCCGTAATGGCGGACCTATTCGGCTTCGCGACGTAGCGAAAGTCGTCGCTGGCGCGGAAAATCGTGAGCTTGGCGCATGGAGCGATCTTACGCCCGCCATCGTCCTTTCCGTTCAAAGGCAGCCCGGGGCTAACGTCATCGCTGTCGTCGATCAAATCAAAGCGTTGCTGCCAAGCCTGCAAGCGTCGCTTCCAGGCGCGGTCGAGGTCGCTATCCTGTCGGACCGAACAACGACAATCCGCGCCTCGATCGAGGATGTGCAGGCTGAGCTTCTCTTCGCCGTCTTTCTGGTCATTGGCGTCATCTATCTCTTTCTTCGCAGCTGGCGCGCCACGCTCGTGCCCGGCGTCGCGGTTCCGCTTTCTCTGGTCGGCGCGCTCGCAGCCATGTATCTCTTCGGCTACAGCCTGAACAATCTGACGCTCATGGCGCTCACGATCGCCACGGGATTTGTCGTCGACGACGCCATTGTGATGCTCGAAAACATCGCTCGCTTTCTCGAACAGGGACGCAGCCCCGTGGACGCTGCGCTGGAGGGCGCGCGGGAAATCGGCTTCACGATCGTCTCGCTGACGATTTCCCTGATCGCCGTGATGATTCCGCTGCTTTTCATGGGTGACGTCGTCGGGCGGCTGTTTCGGGAATTCGCCGTCACGCTCTCCGCCACGATCGTTTTGTCGGCAATCGTCTCTCTCACTCTCGCTCCCATGCTATGCAGCAAGCTCCTCATCGAAGGCGACATGCATGGCCACGTCGATAGCCATGCCAAAGAAGCGACCTGGTTCGACTCGGTCATCGACATCTATGGTTGGCTTTTGACGTGCGTGCTCGATCATTCCAGGACGACGCTCGCCGTCTTCGCCATCACGCTCGGCCTTACCGCCGCGCTATATGTAAAGGTCCCAAAAGGCTTTTTTCCGGTTCAGGACACCGGCCTCATTCAGGGCGCGACGATCGGCGAACAGAGCGCGTCTTTCTCCGCCATGGCGACGCGGCAGACGACATTCGTGAAAGCCGCGCTGGAGGATGACGCGGTCGATTCCATTACGTCGATAATTGGCGTCGACGGCGACAACAAGACTCTTAATAGCGGCCGCGTGCTGATCAGATTGAAAGACAGGGAGACGCGCAAAACGCCCGTTATGGAGGTTGTCCGCCGGCTCCAGGCGCGAGCCAGCCATATCGGCGGACTTTCCGTTCTTTTAGAACCCGTCCAAGATCTCACCATTGATTCCGGCGGCGGCCGCGGCGCGTATCATTTCTCTCTGCAGGACGCGAATCCCAATGAACTCGTAACATACACGCAGAAACTTGTTGATCATATCGCCGGACTTCCTCAGTTCGAGGACGTTTCCAGCAGCGCCCAAACCTCGGGACGAGCGCTTTACGTCGAAATCGATCGCGATGCGGCCGCGCGTTATGGCGTCACCGTTTCCACAATCGACAACACGCTCTACGACGCTTTCGGGCAGAGAATCGTATCGACAATTTTCACGCAAACGAGCCAGCGCCGCGTCATACTCGAAGCGGATCAGCGTCACGTCCCGACCGCGGAGGCGCTCGGCTCCTTGCGAGCGCCCGGCGCCGGCGGCGCTGAAGTGCCGCTCGCCTCGCTCGTTTCCATCAAGGAGATGAGCGCGCCGCTGTCGATTGACCATCTCGCTCAATTCCCGGCAACGACGATTTCATTTAATCTTGCCCCTGGCTACGCGCTGGGCGACGCGATTGCAGCGCTTAGACAGGCCCAAAGCGATACGGGCGCGCCGCAGGGCGTCATTACCGTCTTTCAGGGCGCCACCGCGGCCTTTGTATCCTCGGCGACGAGCACGCTGCTGCTCATTCTGGCTGCGATCGTTACGGTCTATATCGTTCTGGGCGTCCTATATGAGAGCTATGTTCATCCACTCACGATTCTTTCGACCTTGCCGTCGGCGGGCGTCGGGGCTTTGCTCGCCCTCATTCTGACCGGCAACGATCTCGGCGTGATTGGCGTCATCGGCATCATTCTGCTCATCGGCATCGTCAAGAAGAACGCCATCATGATGATCGACTTCGCATTGCAGGCGGAACGCGATGAAGGCCTCTCGCCGCGAGACGCCATATACAAGGCGTGCCTTTTGAGGTTTCGCCCGATTCTCATGACGACGCTCGCCGCTTTATTCGGTGCGCTGCCGATGATTGTCGGGGGTGGCGAAGGAGCCGAACTGCGCTTCCCGCTCGGCATGAGCATCGCCGGAGGACTGATCGTCAGTCAAATACTGACTCTGTTTACGACGCCGGTTATCTATCTGGCCTTCGACGGCATGGCGAAACGCATCGGCGCTCGAAAAAATCCGATTGCGGCCGTTTCGGCGCAAAGCAACGAAGAATGCGCCTGA
- a CDS encoding MBL fold metallo-hydrolase: protein MRTLFALYGLTSAFALLPIAADAASLQDAAAALGADSAKSLEFSGAGHWYQFGQAPVPGGAWPQFEVSNYSASVNFDAPAARVLLTRIQTVEPGRRRPTPTEQKLSWFVSADKAWNVAPPQGSPDAAPVATPQAAAVEERLVEIWTTPQGFLKAALANGAKSETSGAGVQISFAASGHKYEGFINSANQIEWARSWIDSPVLGDTLVETKFSGYKDFGGVQFPAELTRIQGGYPVLHLKVAAAKLNPGVEIPVPENIAAFKASAPTVTANKLADGVYWLNGGTHHSVAIEQKDHVVLVEAPLNEDRSLALIAKIAEIAPNKPIRYVVNSHVHFDHSGGLRTFVDAGATIVTHELDKPYYEKAWAAPHTLRPDRLSQSKKAAIFETYADKYTLSDGLRQIEVHRIAGNGHSDELALVYLPAEKILVEADAFTPTAKDAPLPKSPNPYSVNLYENIQKLKLDVAQIVGLHGPRVVALADLRAAIGQPVLAQ from the coding sequence ATGCGCACCCTCTTCGCCCTCTACGGTCTGACATCGGCCTTCGCCCTGCTGCCCATCGCCGCCGACGCCGCCTCTTTGCAGGATGCCGCGGCCGCGCTCGGCGCCGACAGCGCCAAATCCCTCGAATTCTCCGGCGCCGGACATTGGTATCAATTCGGTCAAGCGCCTGTCCCGGGCGGGGCGTGGCCGCAATTCGAGGTGAGCAACTATTCGGCGAGCGTCAATTTTGACGCTCCCGCCGCGCGCGTGCTTCTCACCCGGATCCAGACCGTTGAGCCCGGCCGCCGGCGCCCGACGCCCACCGAGCAAAAGCTGTCCTGGTTCGTCAGCGCCGACAAGGCCTGGAACGTCGCGCCGCCGCAGGGCTCGCCCGACGCCGCGCCCGTCGCCACGCCGCAAGCCGCGGCCGTCGAAGAGCGCCTCGTGGAAATTTGGACGACGCCGCAGGGATTTTTGAAGGCCGCGCTCGCCAATGGCGCAAAATCCGAAACATCCGGCGCGGGCGTGCAAATTTCCTTCGCCGCCTCGGGTCATAAATATGAAGGCTTCATCAATTCGGCCAATCAGATCGAATGGGCGCGGAGCTGGATTGACAGTCCGGTGCTCGGCGACACGCTCGTCGAGACGAAATTCTCCGGCTACAAAGATTTCGGCGGCGTGCAATTTCCTGCCGAGTTGACGCGCATCCAGGGGGGATACCCCGTGCTGCATCTCAAGGTCGCGGCCGCCAAGCTCAATCCCGGCGTGGAAATCCCGGTTCCCGAGAACATTGCGGCCTTCAAGGCGTCGGCGCCGACTGTGACCGCCAACAAACTCGCTGACGGCGTTTACTGGCTAAATGGCGGCACACATCATAGCGTCGCCATCGAACAGAAGGACCATGTCGTATTGGTCGAGGCGCCCCTCAACGAAGACCGCTCCCTTGCGCTCATCGCGAAGATCGCGGAGATCGCCCCCAACAAGCCGATCCGATATGTCGTGAACAGCCATGTCCACTTCGACCATTCGGGAGGCCTGCGCACATTTGTCGACGCTGGCGCCACGATCGTGACTCACGAGCTGGACAAACCCTATTACGAGAAAGCGTGGGCCGCGCCTCACACGCTGCGGCCGGATCGCCTTTCACAGTCGAAAAAGGCTGCGATTTTTGAGACCTATGCGGACAAATACACGCTCTCCGACGGCCTGCGCCAGATCGAGGTCCATCGCATCGCCGGCAATGGACATAGCGACGAACTCGCACTCGTTTATCTGCCTGCGGAGAAGATCCTCGTCGAAGCCGACGCCTTCACGCCGACAGCGAAGGACGCGCCCCTGCCGAAATCGCCAAACCCCTATTCGGTGAACCTCTACGAGAATATCCAGAAGCTTAAGCTCGACGTCGCTCAGATCGTCGGGCTCCATGGGCCGCGCGTCGTTGCGTTGGCGGACCTGCGCGCGGCCATCGGACAACCGGTTCTCGCGCAATAG
- a CDS encoding SH3 domain-containing protein: MKRALFIAALLLTAVSAAEARPGCVYTDANLFTSPAYLGGLIGTIPAPAPVEVVQRGRKWSLVSYDGESGYIRSSRLSPNSRARPDPPPAEYEQSIGAETPFWSSAPWTPDWKSRTHWSGQSQIPTSDPAWSACGGAPIGR, encoded by the coding sequence ATGAAACGCGCCCTTTTCATCGCAGCCCTGCTTCTAACGGCCGTGTCGGCCGCCGAAGCCCGTCCGGGCTGCGTTTACACAGACGCCAATCTCTTTACTTCCCCCGCCTATCTCGGCGGGCTCATCGGAACGATCCCAGCGCCCGCACCCGTAGAGGTCGTCCAGCGCGGCCGAAAATGGAGCCTCGTCTCTTATGACGGCGAATCAGGCTATATCCGCTCCAGCCGTCTGTCGCCGAATTCGCGAGCGCGACCCGATCCGCCGCCCGCCGAGTACGAGCAATCGATTGGCGCCGAAACGCCGTTCTGGTCGAGCGCGCCCTGGACGCCTGATTGGAAGAGCCGCACCCACTGGAGCGGACAGAGCCAGATTCCGACAAGCGATCCGGCCTGGTCGGCCTGCGGCGGCGCTCCCATTGGGAGGTAA
- a CDS encoding UDP-glucose dehydrogenase family protein — MNITMIGSGYVGLVSGACFADFGHEVICVDADASKIERLKRGEIPIYEPGLDELVANNVRQNRLSFTTDLGPAVKGADAVFIGVGTPSRRGDGHADLSYVYAAAKTIAEALGETFTVIVNKSTVPVGTGDEVERIIRETNPKADFAVVSNPEFLREGAAIEDFKRPDRVVIGVEDPRARDVMEEIYRPLSLNAPPLVFVGRRTSELTKYAANAFLATKITFINEIADLCEKVGADVQEVARGIGLDKRIGAKFLHAGPGYGGSCFPKDTLALIKTGQDEGASLRIVETVVAVNDARKRAMARKIIVALGGSVRGKKIALLGLAFKPNTDDMRDAPSLAIVASLAGDGAQVHAHDPESMEQARPLMPEATFHDDAYSAIEGADALAIVTEWDAFRALDLDRVKNLLKQPIIVDLRNVYRPADLRKRGFTYVSVGRK; from the coding sequence ATGAACATCACGATGATCGGCTCTGGCTATGTTGGCCTTGTATCTGGCGCGTGCTTTGCGGATTTTGGTCACGAGGTGATCTGCGTCGACGCCGACGCGTCCAAGATCGAGCGCCTGAAGCGCGGCGAGATTCCGATCTACGAGCCGGGCCTCGACGAGCTCGTCGCCAATAATGTCCGCCAGAACCGGCTGTCCTTCACCACCGATCTCGGACCCGCCGTGAAAGGCGCCGACGCCGTCTTCATCGGCGTCGGCACGCCCTCGCGGCGCGGCGACGGCCATGCCGATCTGTCCTATGTCTACGCCGCCGCGAAAACCATCGCCGAGGCCCTCGGCGAGACGTTCACCGTCATCGTCAACAAATCCACCGTGCCCGTCGGCACCGGCGACGAGGTCGAGCGCATCATTCGCGAGACGAACCCCAAGGCCGATTTCGCCGTCGTCTCAAATCCCGAATTCCTGCGCGAGGGCGCGGCGATCGAGGATTTCAAGCGTCCCGACCGCGTCGTCATCGGCGTCGAGGATCCGCGCGCCCGCGACGTGATGGAGGAGATCTACCGTCCGCTGTCGCTCAACGCCCCGCCGCTGGTCTTTGTCGGCCGCCGCACCTCCGAGCTCACCAAATACGCCGCCAACGCCTTCCTCGCGACCAAGATCACCTTCATCAACGAGATCGCCGATCTGTGCGAGAAAGTCGGCGCCGACGTGCAGGAGGTCGCGCGCGGCATCGGCCTCGACAAGCGCATCGGCGCCAAGTTCCTGCACGCCGGCCCGGGCTATGGCGGCTCCTGCTTCCCCAAGGATACGCTCGCGCTGATCAAGACCGGCCAGGACGAGGGCGCGAGCCTGCGCATCGTCGAGACGGTCGTGGCGGTGAACGACGCCCGCAAGCGGGCGATGGCGCGCAAGATCATCGTGGCGCTGGGCGGCTCGGTGCGCGGCAAGAAGATCGCGCTGCTCGGCCTCGCCTTCAAGCCGAACACCGACGACATGCGCGACGCCCCCTCGCTCGCCATCGTGGCGTCGCTCGCCGGCGACGGGGCGCAGGTGCACGCCCATGACCCGGAGAGCATGGAGCAGGCCCGGCCGCTCATGCCGGAAGCGACCTTCCACGACGACGCCTATTCGGCGATCGAGGGGGCCGACGCGCTCGCCATCGTCACCGAATGGGACGCCTTCCGCGCGCTCGATCTCGACCGCGTGAAGAACCTCCTCAAACAGCCCATCATCGTCGATCTGCGCAACGTCTACCGCCCCGCCGACCTGCGCAAGCGCGGCTTCACATATGTCAGCGTGGGGCGCAAATAG
- the rfbD gene encoding dTDP-4-dehydrorhamnose reductase has product MTLRLAVTGLKGQVVSALIERAPKDVEITALGRPQLDLGLRHAVLANLRHAGCDAIINAAAYTAVDKAESEPDVAMRINGEGAGHVAEAAAGLKVPLLHLSTDYVFDGALDRPYREDDATGPTGAYGRSKLAGEQRIAAVHGDHVILRTAWVYSPFGANFVKTMLRLGETRDEVGVVADQLGNPTDALDIADALLLLAHRLVADSSPDLRGVFHLTGAGEASWADVAQAIFSIAEKAGRRSVRVRRITTADYPTPARRPANSRLDNAKLAARFGVSLPPWRKSLEGCVTRLLNSDA; this is encoded by the coding sequence ATGACCCTTCGCCTTGCCGTCACGGGACTTAAAGGGCAAGTCGTCAGCGCGCTGATCGAACGGGCGCCGAAAGATGTGGAAATCACTGCGCTTGGCCGCCCCCAGCTCGATCTGGGGCTGCGGCATGCGGTGCTCGCAAATCTCCGGCATGCGGGCTGCGACGCCATTATCAACGCCGCGGCCTATACCGCCGTGGACAAGGCCGAGAGCGAACCCGACGTCGCCATGCGAATCAATGGCGAAGGCGCCGGCCATGTCGCCGAGGCGGCCGCCGGGCTGAAGGTTCCGCTGCTGCATCTATCCACCGATTACGTATTCGATGGCGCGCTCGACAGGCCTTATCGCGAGGACGACGCCACCGGACCGACGGGCGCCTATGGCCGCTCCAAGCTCGCGGGCGAACAACGCATCGCCGCAGTTCACGGCGATCACGTCATCCTGCGCACAGCCTGGGTCTACAGCCCCTTCGGCGCGAATTTCGTGAAGACGATGTTGCGTCTCGGCGAGACGCGGGATGAAGTCGGCGTGGTCGCGGATCAACTGGGCAATCCCACCGACGCACTCGACATTGCGGACGCGCTTCTCCTGCTGGCGCATCGGCTCGTGGCCGATTCTTCTCCGGATTTACGCGGCGTGTTTCATCTTACCGGCGCGGGCGAAGCGAGTTGGGCCGATGTGGCGCAGGCGATTTTCTCGATCGCCGAGAAGGCCGGCCGCCGATCGGTGCGGGTCAGGCGCATCACAACCGCCGACTATCCCACGCCGGCGCGCCGTCCGGCCAATTCTCGGCTGGACAACGCCAAACTCGCGGCGCGCTTTGGCGTCTCCCTGCCGCCCTGGCGCAAGTCGCTCGAAGGCTGCGTGACCCGTCTGCTGAATTCAGACGCGTAA
- a CDS encoding rhamnan synthesis F family protein, which translates to MKQETTFQAVRRHLRNGYVILTSRGPVALYGAAMREAAKLVDSPVGVFLAPKDILRDGPHFLREHGLRETVGAVLRQTAATYDPPLGRRRNPINDPLRDRAITYYHTYELTKPDGVVPSRRPANEMDFALEIPFAFAPEPPAARPVAAIVHAFYPEILPLVLEKLENIPGPVDLFLSTNTEEKKRALEDAVRGWRKGKVDIRLTPNRGRDIAAKFFGFRDVYANYDLFVHLHTKRSPHGGEALARWRDYLMDHLLGSPEIVRSILTLFDDPKMGIVFPQHLFELRGILNWGYDYDLARALTKRMGVEIDKNMVLEFPSGSMFWGRSAAFRRLLDLDIGFQDFPEEGGHVDGTLAHAIERILLIVAESSGFEWLKVARRDLYPMQNTLLTVVSPEDLPSHRLKVFQPCLGNVDNGLRPQDRGIVEIKPLLAYPSRNLRPRLNLLTPTVNPHQIFGGVATALKLFTAVADALGEDYDRRIIATDADIEPEAYDGLSDYEAVPHAASLDLGRRLLVDAYERDGSRLDLRAGDIFIATAWWTALFALDLERDRARLFGGELPFVYLIQDDEPYFQGRSSRYALAESTYRHGARTIAVINSEELYEVMSRKYAFHEAYCVPYVMNAQISAALDPAPRERLMLIYGRPHVNRNAFELICDGLFRWQQRDPIRASRWRILFLGEEFPETLVYPVQNAAVGGKVSLAEYANYLSRASVGVSLMLSPHPSYPPLEMAEAGLLTITNQFEGKDLTRRFDNIVSLDLLEPAALADAMEAAVAAMEPRIGETTRRVAPRVPNLEDAGIFDVADFAERLRRLRV; encoded by the coding sequence ATGAAACAAGAAACCACTTTTCAGGCGGTGCGGCGGCATCTGCGCAATGGATACGTCATTTTGACGTCGCGGGGACCCGTCGCGCTCTATGGCGCGGCGATGCGCGAGGCGGCCAAGCTGGTCGATTCGCCCGTCGGCGTGTTTCTCGCGCCCAAGGACATTCTCCGCGACGGGCCGCATTTTCTCCGTGAGCATGGTTTGCGCGAGACCGTCGGCGCCGTCTTGCGCCAGACCGCCGCGACCTATGATCCTCCGCTCGGCCGTCGGCGGAATCCGATAAACGATCCGCTGCGCGACCGCGCGATCACATATTACCATACTTATGAGCTGACCAAACCGGACGGCGTCGTTCCTTCGCGCAGGCCGGCGAATGAAATGGATTTTGCGCTCGAAATCCCTTTCGCCTTCGCGCCCGAGCCGCCCGCGGCGCGCCCGGTCGCCGCCATCGTCCACGCCTTCTATCCCGAAATCCTGCCGCTCGTCCTGGAAAAGCTCGAAAATATCCCGGGTCCGGTCGATCTCTTTTTATCGACCAATACCGAGGAAAAAAAGCGGGCTCTGGAGGATGCGGTGCGCGGATGGCGCAAGGGCAAGGTCGACATTCGCCTGACCCCCAATCGGGGAAGAGACATCGCCGCGAAATTCTTCGGCTTTCGTGACGTTTACGCGAATTACGATCTCTTTGTGCATCTTCACACAAAGCGCTCTCCCCATGGCGGCGAGGCGCTCGCGCGCTGGCGCGATTATCTCATGGACCATCTGCTCGGCTCGCCCGAAATTGTGCGGTCCATCCTGACGCTTTTCGACGATCCCAAGATGGGGATCGTCTTCCCGCAGCATCTCTTCGAACTGCGCGGAATATTGAACTGGGGCTATGATTATGATCTCGCGCGCGCCCTCACAAAGCGCATGGGCGTCGAGATCGACAAGAACATGGTGCTCGAATTCCCCTCCGGCTCCATGTTCTGGGGCCGCAGCGCCGCTTTCCGCCGGCTGCTCGACCTCGATATCGGGTTCCAGGACTTTCCGGAGGAGGGCGGCCATGTCGACGGCACGCTCGCCCATGCGATCGAGCGCATATTGCTGATCGTCGCGGAGTCGAGCGGCTTCGAATGGCTCAAAGTCGCCCGGCGCGATCTCTACCCGATGCAGAACACATTGCTGACCGTCGTCAGTCCCGAGGACCTTCCGTCGCATCGGCTGAAAGTGTTCCAGCCCTGCCTCGGCAATGTCGACAACGGGCTCCGGCCGCAGGATCGCGGCATCGTCGAAATCAAGCCGCTGCTCGCCTATCCCTCTCGCAACCTCCGCCCGCGTCTCAATCTGCTGACGCCGACGGTCAATCCGCATCAGATCTTCGGCGGCGTCGCCACCGCCCTCAAGCTTTTCACTGCAGTCGCGGATGCGCTGGGCGAAGATTATGACCGCCGCATCATTGCGACCGACGCCGACATCGAGCCCGAAGCCTATGACGGACTCTCGGATTACGAAGCGGTTCCACATGCGGCGAGCCTCGATCTCGGCCGTCGCCTGCTCGTCGACGCCTATGAGCGCGACGGCAGTCGGCTCGATCTGCGCGCCGGCGACATCTTCATCGCGACCGCATGGTGGACAGCGCTTTTCGCGCTCGATCTCGAACGCGACCGCGCGCGGCTCTTCGGAGGCGAGCTTCCGTTTGTCTATCTCATCCAGGACGACGAGCCCTATTTCCAGGGCCGCAGCTCCCGTTACGCCCTGGCGGAATCGACCTATCGACATGGCGCGCGCACCATCGCCGTGATCAATTCGGAAGAGCTTTATGAGGTGATGAGCCGGAAATACGCCTTCCATGAAGCCTATTGCGTACCTTACGTCATGAATGCGCAGATCTCCGCCGCGCTCGATCCGGCGCCCCGCGAGAGGCTGATGCTCATTTATGGCCGGCCGCATGTGAATCGTAACGCCTTCGAACTGATTTGCGACGGGCTTTTCCGCTGGCAGCAGCGCGATCCGATCCGCGCTAGCCGCTGGCGCATTCTTTTTCTCGGCGAGGAATTTCCGGAGACGCTCGTCTATCCCGTTCAGAACGCCGCGGTCGGCGGCAAGGTCAGCTTGGCCGAATACGCCAATTATCTCAGCCGCGCGAGCGTCGGCGTTTCGCTCATGCTCTCCCCGCATCCGAGCTATCCGCCGCTTGAAATGGCCGAAGCCGGGCTGCTCACCATCACCAACCAGTTCGAAGGGAAGGATTTGACGCGCCGGTTCGACAATATCGTCTCGCTCGACTTGCTGGAGCCCGCGGCTCTGGCAGACGCGATGGAGGCGGCGGTCGCCGCGATGGAGCCCCGCATCGGCGAGACGACGCGGCGCGTCGCGCCCCGCGTTCCGAATCTGGAGGATGCGGGGATATTCGACGTCGCCGATTTCGCCGAACGATTGCGCCGTTTACGCGTCTGA